One Caretta caretta isolate rCarCar2 chromosome 6, rCarCar1.hap1, whole genome shotgun sequence genomic region harbors:
- the LOC142072290 gene encoding olfactory receptor 5J3-like yields the protein MAEGNHSMVTQFILLGLTDNEELQIPLFAVFLVIYILTLVGNLGMIMLIRVDPRLHTPMYFFLSNLSVIDLCYSTVFAPRMLVNFLVGSKSISYSACIAQHFSFIVFVTTEGFLLAVMACDRYVAICNPLLYTAVMSKRVCFRLVAGSYVGGLVNSLTHTCGLLRLSFCGPNVINHYFCDTNPLLKLACSDNRINEILLIMFSVVLATSTLLIIIISYLYIFFSILRIRFAAGRRKAFSTCASHLTAVTMLYVPVSLSHIQPSSTYSLEQEKISAVFYTLVVPMLNPLIYSLRNKEIKDALKRVVDWKNILS from the coding sequence ATGGCTGAGGGCAATCACAGCATGGTGACCCAGTTCATCCTCCTGGGGTTGACGGATAATGAGGAGCTGCAAATACCCCTCTTTGCGGTGTTTCTGGTGATCTATATTCTTACGCTGGTGGGGAATCTCGGGATGATCATGTTGATCAGGGTTGATCCCCGACTCCATactcccatgtacttcttcctcagTAACCTGTCTGTCATTGACCTCTGCTACTCCACAGTCTTCGCTCCGAGGATGCTGGTGAATTTCTTAGTGGGGAGTAAAAGCATTTCTTACTCTGCCTGCATTGCCCAACACTTCTCCTTCATTGTGTTTGTGACCACAGAAGGATTTCTGCTGGCCGTGATGGCATGCGACCGCTATGTAGCCATCTGTAACCCTCTGCTCTACACTGCTGTTATGTCTAAGAGAGTCTGTTTTCGTCTAGTGGCCGGCTCATATGTAGGGGGGCTCGTGAACTCACTGACCCACACATGTGGCTTGCTGAGGTTGTCATTCTGCGGGCCCAACGTCATCAATCATTACTTTTGTGACACTAACCCATTGCTGAAGCTCGCCTGCTCTGATAACCGCATCAATGAGATTTTGCTCATAATGTTCTCTGTGGTTCTTGCCACGTCCACCCTCCTGATTATCATCATCTCTTATCTGTACATCTTCTTCTCTATCCTGAGGATCCGCTTCGCTGCGGGCAGGCggaaagccttctccacctgtgcCTCTCATCTGACAGCTGTCACCATGCTCTATGTACCTGTGAGCTTAAGCCACATACAACCCAGTTCCACCTACTCGCTGGAACAGGAGAAAATCTCTGCTGTGTTTTATACCCTGGTGGTCCCCATGCTGAACCCCCTTAtttacagcctgaggaacaaggagatTAAGGATGCTCTTAAGAGGGTGGTAGACTGGAAAAACATTCTCAGCTAA
- the LOC125629455 gene encoding olfactory receptor 5AR1-like has protein sequence MAERNHTTVTEFIFVGFTDHPDLQIPLFMLFLVMYVVSLMGNLGMIALIMVETRLHTPMYFFLSQMSIVAIGYSTAIAPRLLMTLVAETRTIPFTECAAQLFFVCFFVTSECCLLAVIAYDCFKAICNPLLYRTIMSKRHCVLLVAGTYVCGSVNSIVQTLFIFSLSFCSSSVVNHFFCDVPPMLKLSCSDTQVTDLVLFTFSTVIVMTTFLGVLIYMCILVAILRIHSSRGRCKTFSTCASHLTVVTMFYGTLICIYLRPSSSYLMDQDKVTSVFYALVIPMLNPLIYSLRNKEVNDAFKRVLYRKIFSW, from the coding sequence ATGGCAGAGAGAAATCACACCACGGTGACAGAGTTCATTTTCGTAGGATTCACAGATCATCCAGATCTACAGATCCCCCTCTTTATGTTGTTCCTAGTGATGTATGTGGTCAGCCTGATGGGGAATCTTGGGATGATAGCGTTAATCATGGTTGAAACCCGACTTCAtacccccatgtactttttcctaaGCCAGATGTCCATTGTAGCTATTGGATATTCCACAGCCATAGCTCCCAGGCTGCTCATGACCTTGGTAGCAGAGACGAGAACCATTCCTTTCACTGAGTGTGCGGCCCAACTATTCTTCGTCTGTTTTTTTGTGACCAGTGAATGTTGCCTCCTGGCTGTGATTGCGTATGACTGCTTCAAAGCTATCTGTAATCCACTGCTCTACAGAACCATTATGTCCAAGAGACACTGTGTCCTGTTGGTGGCTGGCACATATGTCTGTGGCTCTGTGAATTCAATTGTGCAAACTCTATTTATATTCAGTCTGTCCTTCTGCAGCTCCAGTGTTGtcaaccatttcttctgtgacgtGCCCCCCATGCTGAAGCTGTCTTGCTCCGACACCCAGGTCACTGACCTTGTACTTTTCACTTTCTCGACTGTAATTGTCATGACTACTTTCCTGGGTGTCCTAATCTACATGTGCATCCTTGTGGCCATTCTCAGGATCCATTCTTCCAGGGGGAGATGCAAAACCTTTTCCACCTGCGCCTCCCACCTGACAGTCGTCACTATGTTTTATGGGACACTGATATGTATATATTTAAGACCCAGTTCCAGCTATTTGATGGACCAAGACAAGGTTACCTCTGTGTTTTATGCCCTTgtgatccccatgttgaaccccctgatctacagcctgagaaacaaggaGGTAAATGATGCCTTTAAAAGGGTGTTATATAGGAAGATTTTTTCTTGGTAA